Proteins from a single region of Oncorhynchus tshawytscha isolate Ot180627B linkage group LG03, Otsh_v2.0, whole genome shotgun sequence:
- the LOC112228472 gene encoding uncharacterized protein PB18E9.04c, producing the protein MEKRPIKFGIILTLAVSALLFFEDAVPVSHLRRATPSSNDETTPATLSAYYICVRITNRIYTESLNNQSSKEYKQLRKQVEQMVDDIHSPLPASDKYMGVFDIIFSNGSVIANSTVMFGTTFMITPTLVKSLFYTHIQSNKSKTLDLDRAYTEGQHPIKATLPLVARTTATVAALVSMASRSGRDGDVTTSTANTSSGNITSSQTLTTTTTSPDKNNTFSSITTHIPEDHNSTISSITTPSPEDHNSTISSITTPSPEDHNGTISNITTPSPEDHNSTISNITTPSPEDHNSTISSITTHIPDDHNSTISNITTPSPEDHNSTISNITTPSPEDHNNTISNTTDPITPKNPPQTISTTVFHKTVLSTTTSGQSNPPVAPTERATSRYQGATGQTTSHKNPENTEATHKTTEHAAAVVAGGGEGVPGWGIALLVLAALILLILLILLILLLVWLCCRQRYGSFSPYNQINHGADIQMYSTHSRFNVPNGKPNDEMREPSKNQTGMYVVNEY; encoded by the exons ATGGAGAAAAGACCAATCAAATTTGGGATTATTCTTACTTTGGCTGTTTCAG CACTCCTTTTCTTTGAGGATGCTGTGCCTGTTTCCCATTTACGGAGGGCAACACCCAGCAGCAATGACGAGACCACCCCAGCTACGCTGTCCGCCTACTACATATGCGTCAGAATCACCAACCGGATTTACACTGAGTCACTCAATAATCAAAGCTCTAAGGAGTACAAACAGCTGAGGAAACAGGTGGAGCAGATG GTGGATGACATCCACAGCCCTTTGCCAGCGTCTGACAAATATATGGGTGTATTTGATATAATCTTCAG TAATGGATCCGTCATTGCAAACTCGACAGTAATGTTTGGGACTACATTCATGATCACTCCAACTTTGGTTAAAAGTCTATTTTACACACATATCCAGTCAAATAAATCCAAAACCCTTGACCTGGACCGCGCCTATACTGAAG GTCAACATCCAATAAAAGCCACACTACCTCTTGTAGCACGTACCACAGCAACCGTAGCTGCCTTAGTTAGTATGGCTAGCCGTTCAGGAAGGGACGGGGATGTAACTACATCTACAGCAAATACTTCATCTGGCAACATCACAAGTAGTCAGACcctcacaaccaccaccactagtcCTGACAAAAACAATACATTTAGCAGCATAACCACTCATATCCCTGAAGACCATAACAGTACAATTAGCAGCATTACCACCCCTAGTCCTGAAGACCATAACAGTACAATTAGCAGCATTACCACCCCTAGTCCTGAAGACCATAACGGTACAATTAGCAACATAACCACCCCTAGTCCTGAAGACCATAACAGTACAATTAGCAACATAACCACCCCTAGTCCTGAAGACCATAACAGTACAATTAGCAGCATTACCACGCATATTCCTGACGACCATAACAGTACAATTAGCAACATAACCACCCCTAGTCCTGAAGACCATAACAGTACAATTAGCAACATAACCACCCCTAGTCCTGAAGACCATAACAATACAATTAGCAACACAACTGACCCTATTACCCCTAAAAATCCTCCCCAGACCATTAGCACGACTGTCTTTCATAAAACCGTTCTATCAACAACTACCTCGGGCCAATCTAACCCCCCAGTTGCCCCTACTGAGAGAGCAACAAGCAGGTATCAGGGTGCCACAGGCCAAACGACCAGTCATAAGAACCCAGAGAATACGGAGGCAACCCATAAGACCACAGAGCATGCTGCAGCTGTAGTTGCTGGGGGCGGAGAGGGAGTCCCAGGATGGGGGATCGCTCTATTGGTACTGGCTGCCCTGATCTTGTTAATCCTCCTTATTCTCCTAATACTGCTG CTAGTCTGGTTGTGCTGTAGGCAGAGATATGGAAGCTTCAGCCCATATAACCAGATCAACCACGGGGCAGACATCCAaatgtactccacacacagccgCTTCAACGTGCCCAACGGCAAGCCTAAT GACGAAATGAGAGAACCATCGAAAAACCAAACAGGGATGTATGTGGTGAACGAGTACTGA